The Campylobacter concisus genome has a window encoding:
- a CDS encoding RNA polymerase sigma factor FliA encodes MYELKQKQLNAYKSTIKKEQDEIVLKYMPALRAMAFRLKERLPSSIDVNDLISVGVEEMIKLSRKYDKEQNDSFWGYGKKRIYGSMLDYLRALDVVSRSDRKLVKSINTEIDNYFNTHEEEPSDEYLAEKLNEDIEKIREARGVSGIITILPIDEQMELIGQSDVEKSVEKEDLILKIESALKDFDERDQMIVQLYYYEELNLKEISEIMNISESRISQIHKRLLDRIRRSLGV; translated from the coding sequence ATGTACGAACTAAAGCAAAAGCAGCTTAACGCTTATAAAAGTACCATTAAAAAAGAGCAAGACGAGATCGTCTTAAAATACATGCCAGCTCTTCGCGCGATGGCGTTTAGGCTAAAGGAGCGCTTGCCTTCAAGCATCGACGTAAACGACCTTATAAGCGTTGGCGTTGAAGAGATGATAAAGCTTAGCAGGAAGTATGACAAAGAGCAAAACGACTCATTTTGGGGATATGGCAAAAAGAGAATTTATGGCTCGATGCTTGACTACCTAAGAGCGCTTGATGTCGTTAGTAGAAGCGACAGAAAGCTAGTAAAGAGTATAAATACCGAGATAGATAACTACTTTAACACGCACGAAGAAGAGCCAAGCGACGAGTATCTGGCTGAAAAACTAAATGAAGATATCGAAAAGATAAGAGAGGCAAGGGGTGTTAGCGGTATCATCACCATCTTGCCAATAGATGAGCAAATGGAGCTAATCGGTCAAAGCGATGTTGAAAAAAGCGTAGAAAAAGAGGATCTTATCTTAAAGATCGAAAGTGCGTTAAAAGACTTTGACGAGCGTGATCAGATGATCGTTCAGCTTTACTACTATGAAGAGCTAAATTTAAAAGAGATCAGTGAGATAATGAACATTAGCGAGAGTAGAATTTCACAAATTCATAAACGTTTGCTTGATCGCATCAGACGCAGCTTGGGGGTTTAA
- the mnmA gene encoding tRNA 2-thiouridine(34) synthase MnmA: MAFKFKKGKNMKIMVAMSGGVDSTMTAKFLQEAGHEVQGCYMMLHQKPGYHEENIRKVKKVGEYLGIKVHILDLQDKFNEYVYDPFVRLYKEGKTPNPCALCNKFIKLGALLDFAKANGCEKLATGHYVQVVDGFITCAKDPSKDQSYFLAQVPKEVLKDVIFPLGDKFKKDIKELARGVKVLEEFATQAESSEICFVENTYIEVLNKHYNTNLPGNVVDKDGNIIGRHQGYMHYTIGKRRGFEVFGAHEPHFVIKINAEKNEIVVGTKDDLAQKTVELENVNLFIDEDKFECETKIRYRSPKLEAFVEVDKANKTAKLTLNQNALGVAQGQLCVMYDGDRVIASGFIKA, encoded by the coding sequence ATCGCCTTTAAATTTAAAAAAGGTAAAAATATGAAAATAATGGTTGCAATGAGCGGCGGCGTAGATAGCACGATGACGGCTAAATTTCTGCAAGAGGCTGGACATGAGGTGCAAGGCTGCTACATGATGCTTCATCAAAAGCCAGGATACCACGAAGAAAACATCAGAAAAGTCAAAAAAGTGGGCGAATATCTTGGCATAAAGGTGCATATACTCGATCTGCAGGATAAATTTAACGAATATGTCTATGACCCATTTGTCAGGCTCTACAAAGAGGGTAAAACGCCCAATCCTTGCGCCTTGTGTAATAAATTTATAAAGCTTGGTGCGCTACTTGACTTTGCAAAGGCAAATGGCTGTGAGAAGCTTGCTACTGGGCATTACGTGCAGGTGGTTGATGGTTTTATAACCTGCGCCAAAGATCCTAGCAAAGATCAAAGCTACTTTTTAGCTCAGGTGCCAAAAGAGGTGCTAAAAGATGTCATTTTCCCACTTGGAGATAAATTTAAAAAAGATATAAAAGAGCTAGCAAGAGGCGTAAAAGTGCTTGAAGAGTTCGCTACGCAGGCAGAAAGCAGTGAAATTTGCTTTGTGGAAAATACCTATATAGAGGTTTTAAACAAGCACTACAACACAAATTTACCAGGCAATGTGGTCGATAAAGACGGCAATATCATCGGCCGCCACCAAGGCTACATGCACTACACTATCGGCAAACGCCGCGGCTTTGAGGTTTTTGGCGCTCACGAGCCACACTTTGTCATCAAGATAAATGCCGAAAAAAACGAGATTGTTGTAGGCACGAAGGATGACCTTGCTCAAAAGACGGTCGAGCTTGAAAATGTAAATTTATTTATAGACGAAGATAAATTTGAGTGCGAAACCAAGATAAGATATAGAAGCCCTAAACTTGAGGCTTTTGTAGAGGTTGATAAAGCTAACAAAACCGCAAAACTAACGCTAAATCAAAACGCACTTGGCGTGGCTCAAGGTCAGCTTTGTGTGATGTATGATGGTGATCGCGTCATCGCAAGTGGCTTTATAAAGGCTTAA
- a CDS encoding sensor histidine kinase, with protein MLLRIKQALANIPITARVTLWYSFFIIVIVAALIAISAVVADEVFEDVSQKKLAKSVTKIANDMDEFEPYDDGIFFIKYNAKGDVIGGLAPKHFQISLKMNSGAVRLFENGENRFYYYDIAARGKGVWVRGVINAEKFFKKEGLFLLALGVFVPVLFLFVLYGGYKTIKNAMKPVATMSKTALEIGKSLDFSKRIDLPAGKDELHALASVFNQMLDSLEKVYQSEKQLTSDVSHELRTPLSVIMAESDYAKNYSQNLGEAKESLEVIFRQSRKITSLIDQILELSRLEAGRNLELKRINLSSILQNLATDYEKLANARGLNFSYLIASDVQILGNELMISRLVDNFLSNALKFAEAKIELNLTLTKTHALLSVKDDGLGISKKDIELIWNKFYQVESSRNKSQNRGSGLGLAIAANIAKIHGAKLGVKSEAGAGSEFWAEFELVNLKQA; from the coding sequence ATGTTGTTAAGGATTAAACAAGCGCTTGCAAATATCCCAATAACGGCGCGCGTAACGCTTTGGTACTCGTTTTTTATCATCGTTATCGTGGCAGCTCTCATTGCTATCTCGGCGGTCGTGGCGGATGAGGTTTTTGAGGACGTGAGCCAAAAAAAGTTAGCCAAATCAGTCACCAAAATAGCCAATGACATGGATGAGTTTGAGCCATACGATGATGGGATATTTTTTATAAAATATAACGCAAAAGGCGATGTGATCGGTGGTTTAGCACCAAAACACTTTCAAATTTCACTTAAAATGAATAGCGGTGCAGTGCGCCTTTTTGAAAACGGCGAAAACCGCTTTTACTACTACGATATCGCAGCTAGAGGCAAAGGGGTCTGGGTCAGAGGCGTGATAAATGCGGAGAAATTTTTTAAAAAAGAGGGGCTATTTTTACTGGCTCTTGGCGTTTTTGTGCCGGTTTTGTTTCTCTTCGTGCTTTACGGCGGCTATAAAACGATAAAAAACGCGATGAAGCCAGTCGCCACGATGTCAAAAACTGCGCTTGAGATAGGTAAAAGCCTGGACTTTTCAAAGCGCATAGACCTGCCTGCTGGCAAAGACGAGCTGCACGCGCTTGCAAGCGTTTTTAACCAGATGCTCGACTCCCTAGAAAAGGTCTATCAAAGCGAGAAACAGCTCACCTCAGACGTCTCGCACGAGCTGCGAACGCCACTATCTGTCATCATGGCTGAGAGCGACTACGCTAAAAATTACTCACAAAATTTGGGTGAGGCCAAGGAGTCGCTGGAGGTCATCTTTAGACAGTCAAGAAAGATAACCTCGCTGATAGATCAAATTTTGGAGCTCTCAAGACTGGAAGCTGGCAGAAATTTGGAGCTAAAGCGCATAAATTTAAGCTCTATCTTGCAAAATTTAGCTACCGACTATGAGAAGTTAGCAAACGCTAGGGGGCTGAATTTTAGCTACTTGATAGCGTCAGATGTCCAAATTTTAGGCAATGAGCTGATGATATCAAGGCTGGTGGATAACTTTTTAAGTAACGCACTAAAATTTGCAGAAGCTAAGATCGAGCTAAATTTAACCCTCACAAAAACGCACGCACTTTTGTCTGTAAAAGACGATGGCTTAGGCATCTCTAAAAAAGATATCGAGCTAATCTGGAATAAATTTTATCAAGTTGAAAGCTCAAGAAACAAAAGCCAAAACAGAGGCAGCGGCCTTGGTCTTGCCATCGCTGCAAATATAGCTAAAATTCACGGCGCAAAGCTAGGTGTAAAAAGCGAAGCAGGAGCTGGAAGCGAATTTTGGGCTGAATTTGAGCTTGTAAATTTAAAGCAAGCATAA
- a CDS encoding 4Fe-4S binding protein, with protein sequence MCSSCNSACSNSSACGNVNLKKRSKNSPTTKIRRLVQLIFIAGIGQWAYYGIFRCPFVVPFVNCQNCPIITCWGRITSLFFGFWLFIPALVILFGRAFCGWVCPAGFVNQMLGKFAFFKLKIRSKKLVIAQIGMLIAIALSLWVYFVWGNPRMMIPIRTSDEYLTAVTLSLRFGEWEWVTRTAVIISVMLASLIIANLWCRFVCPSGGVLEILRKFSIFRVYKTSACDDCDACLRKCEMGTRPDEINCTNCGDCLNVCHANAIKFGRKKS encoded by the coding sequence ATGTGTAGTAGCTGTAATAGCGCATGCTCTAATAGCAGTGCATGCGGCAATGTAAATTTAAAAAAGAGAAGCAAAAACTCACCCACAACAAAGATAAGACGCCTAGTGCAGCTCATCTTTATAGCAGGCATCGGGCAATGGGCGTATTACGGCATTTTTAGATGCCCTTTTGTAGTGCCTTTTGTGAATTGCCAAAACTGCCCTATCATCACCTGTTGGGGGCGGATCACATCGCTGTTTTTTGGATTTTGGCTATTTATCCCAGCACTTGTCATCCTCTTTGGCAGGGCATTTTGTGGCTGGGTATGTCCAGCAGGCTTTGTCAATCAAATGCTTGGTAAATTTGCCTTTTTCAAGCTAAAAATTCGCAGCAAAAAGCTGGTAATCGCTCAAATAGGCATGCTAATTGCCATAGCGCTCAGCCTTTGGGTATATTTCGTCTGGGGCAATCCACGCATGATGATACCTATAAGAACGAGCGATGAGTACCTAACAGCCGTTACTTTGTCACTTCGCTTTGGCGAGTGGGAGTGGGTCACTCGCACAGCAGTCATCATCTCAGTCATGCTAGCCTCGCTAATCATAGCCAACCTTTGGTGCCGCTTCGTCTGCCCATCAGGTGGCGTGCTTGAAATTTTGCGTAAATTTTCGATCTTTCGCGTCTATAAAACAAGTGCCTGTGACGACTGTGACGCATGCTTGCGCAAGTGCGAAATGGGGACAAGACCTGATGAGATAAACTGCACAAACTGCGGAGACTGCCTCAATGTCTGCCATGCAAATGCCATTAAATTTGGAAGGAAAAAGAGCTAA
- a CDS encoding PepSY domain-containing protein, with protein MKKALGAAVLAAVLGVTGLQAAITSKEALNIAEKNFPGSSVKDIEMNVKKGVTFYKIESFKDGVKQEIKIDANSGQIVKVDNKNKKHILPIEAVDFSKFALSIDEAVAKAQALEAGWSLDEAELDNKNGAWIYKVELKRDRSEKKVIINAQTGEIIDTYTK; from the coding sequence ATGAAAAAGGCATTAGGTGCAGCAGTTTTAGCAGCAGTTTTAGGAGTGACAGGCTTGCAAGCAGCCATCACATCAAAAGAGGCTTTAAACATAGCTGAGAAAAACTTCCCAGGCTCAAGCGTCAAAGATATCGAGATGAACGTCAAAAAGGGCGTGACTTTTTACAAGATAGAGTCATTTAAAGATGGGGTCAAACAAGAGATCAAGATCGATGCTAACAGCGGTCAGATCGTTAAAGTAGATAATAAAAATAAAAAACATATCTTGCCGATCGAAGCGGTAGATTTTTCAAAATTTGCTCTTAGCATCGATGAGGCTGTGGCTAAAGCTCAAGCGCTCGAGGCTGGCTGGAGCCTTGATGAGGCAGAGCTTGATAATAAAAATGGTGCTTGGATATACAAAGTAGAGCTTAAGCGCGACAGGAGCGAGAAAAAAGTGATCATAAACGCTCAAACTGGCGAAATAATCGATACTTACACAAAGTGA
- a CDS encoding TIGR00730 family Rossman fold protein, whose amino-acid sequence MNELVNDLLKFPSVLKYKNKNVTFFGSARFDEENFYCKKAYELAYKLNELGFAILTGGGDGIMRAANKGAFDSAKSPSVALNVRLPFEQNTNPYVTAKYLFSNLSPRKFALTDSSIAFVVFPGGFGTLDELFEILVLAHVGSKKVKIFLYGCEFWQGLDEFIRKTLIPQKTINEEDLSLYKITDDLELIVSEILAI is encoded by the coding sequence ATGAATGAATTAGTAAATGATCTCTTAAAATTTCCAAGCGTTTTAAAGTATAAAAACAAAAATGTAACCTTCTTTGGCTCGGCTAGGTTTGATGAAGAAAATTTCTACTGCAAAAAGGCATACGAGCTAGCTTACAAGCTAAATGAGCTAGGTTTTGCCATCTTAACTGGCGGTGGGGACGGCATAATGAGAGCGGCAAACAAGGGTGCATTTGATAGCGCAAAGTCCCCTAGCGTCGCACTAAACGTGAGGCTTCCGTTTGAGCAAAATACAAATCCATACGTCACCGCAAAATATCTCTTTTCAAATTTAAGCCCAAGAAAATTTGCCCTAACTGACAGCTCTATCGCATTTGTCGTCTTTCCTGGCGGCTTTGGGACGCTTGATGAGCTATTTGAAATTTTGGTGCTTGCTCATGTTGGTAGCAAAAAAGTGAAAATTTTTCTTTATGGATGTGAGTTTTGGCAAGGGCTTGATGAGTTTATACGAAAGACGCTGATCCCTCAAAAAACGATAAACGAAGAAGACCTAAGCTTATATAAAATCACCGATGATCTGGAGCTTATCGTAAGCGAAATTTTGGCTATTTAA
- the fliY gene encoding flagellar motor switch protein FliY, with the protein MMNEFFNIFSNELKATIEGLTGRAPEIGERNEFDAPTQNGIKPPVVMASVALSGDISAKVEIVCTPVLVSAVSEWMVGEEEISRNENLGNDELDAAKEIFSNLFSAFSTSLGAQKGMPKINFEVINVNFLDENSPLDFSVYEKLFLFNVKIEDLNEHIGFACDHALMRFFEPTKTEASAAPASAPHNSKNEFSAEEMRNIGLIMDVRLPIRVRIGSKRMLLKDVLTMDIGSVIELNQLANDPLEILIGDKVIALGEVVIIDGNFGIQITQIGSKRERLQQLK; encoded by the coding sequence ATGATGAATGAGTTTTTTAATATATTCTCCAACGAATTAAAAGCGACCATCGAAGGATTAACAGGCAGAGCGCCAGAGATCGGCGAGAGAAACGAATTTGATGCCCCTACTCAAAATGGTATAAAGCCACCAGTTGTTATGGCTAGTGTTGCCTTAAGCGGTGACATTAGTGCTAAAGTTGAGATAGTATGTACGCCAGTGCTAGTCAGCGCTGTTAGCGAATGGATGGTGGGCGAAGAGGAAATCTCACGTAATGAAAATCTTGGAAATGACGAGCTTGACGCCGCCAAAGAGATCTTTTCAAACCTCTTTAGCGCCTTTAGCACCTCTCTTGGTGCGCAAAAAGGTATGCCAAAAATCAACTTTGAGGTGATAAATGTAAATTTCTTAGATGAAAATTCCCCTCTTGATTTTAGTGTTTATGAAAAGCTTTTTTTATTTAACGTAAAGATAGAGGATCTAAACGAGCATATTGGCTTTGCTTGCGATCATGCGCTGATGAGATTTTTTGAACCAACTAAAACTGAAGCATCAGCAGCCCCTGCTAGCGCACCTCATAACTCCAAAAATGAATTTAGCGCAGAAGAGATGAGAAATATCGGCCTTATTATGGATGTTAGGCTACCTATTCGCGTGAGAATCGGCTCAAAAAGGATGCTCTTAAAAGATGTGCTCACTATGGATATAGGCTCAGTCATCGAGCTAAATCAACTCGCAAACGACCCGCTTGAAATTTTGATAGGAGATAAGGTGATAGCTCTTGGCGAAGTTGTCATAATAGACGGAAATTTTGGCATCCAGATCACGCAGATAGGCTCAAAACGCGAGAGGCTTCAGCAGTTAAAATAA
- a CDS encoding substrate-binding domain-containing protein yields the protein MELKQTGISRRGFLKGALATAAAATPQTMLAGFTPFKSDSLQVWSCGGLSEAFNELNAIYESRTGHNIQYTGAFAGALGKSLLALQSTTELFGARVLELSKKLRKAGLSLHFRPLCFTDYVLVVPKGNPAGIRDLKDLAEPGVRVMLPLRSSPPGSGPVKGILKNSNLTDAVMKNMVANGSCVINMMCELVDGKGDASIIEKRLTTHDRFKDKIEYMPIDEKLIPPGPLTFTLNIMKYVKDERLANDFADFVCGTEGQEIFEKHGFTSIYSARGLELIERFGVKDV from the coding sequence GTGGAATTAAAACAAACCGGTATATCACGCCGTGGCTTTTTAAAAGGTGCTTTAGCCACAGCTGCTGCTGCCACGCCACAAACGATGCTGGCTGGCTTTACGCCATTTAAGTCTGACTCGCTTCAAGTTTGGTCGTGTGGTGGCCTATCTGAAGCTTTTAACGAGCTAAATGCCATTTACGAGTCAAGAACAGGGCACAACATCCAATACACAGGCGCTTTTGCTGGCGCTCTTGGCAAGTCGCTTTTAGCACTTCAAAGCACGACCGAGCTCTTTGGAGCAAGGGTTTTAGAGCTTTCTAAAAAACTTCGCAAAGCTGGTCTTAGCCTCCACTTTAGGCCGCTATGCTTTACCGACTACGTCCTAGTCGTGCCAAAAGGCAATCCAGCAGGCATTCGTGACTTAAAAGACCTTGCAGAGCCAGGTGTTAGAGTGATGCTGCCTCTTAGATCATCGCCCCCTGGCAGTGGCCCAGTCAAAGGGATCTTAAAAAACTCAAACCTAACTGATGCTGTGATGAAAAACATGGTCGCAAATGGATCATGCGTCATAAATATGATGTGCGAGCTAGTTGATGGCAAGGGCGACGCTTCGATCATCGAAAAGCGCCTAACAACGCACGATAGGTTTAAAGACAAGATCGAGTATATGCCCATCGATGAAAAGCTCATCCCACCTGGACCGCTCACTTTTACGCTAAATATAATGAAATATGTAAAAGATGAAAGGCTAGCAAATGACTTTGCAGACTTTGTTTGCGGCACCGAAGGACAAGAAATTTTTGAAAAACATGGCTTTACCTCCATTTATTCAGCGCGTGGGCTAGAGCTTATAGAAAGGTTTGGTGTAAAAGATGTGTAG
- the fliM gene encoding flagellar motor switch protein FliM, which translates to MADILSQEEIDALLEVVDEDGDTSSIDVEENQQSEQRQIIVYDFKRPNRVSKEQLRAIKGIHDKLARNLASQISSVMRSIVEIRLHSVDQMTYGEFLMSLPSPTSFNVFSIKPLDGNCVLEINPSIAFPMIDRLLGGTGENFETNRELTDIEVNLLDAVLRMIMQRLKESWAMITDMYPNVEAKESSPNVVQIVSQNEIVIMVVMEIIVGNSSGMINLCYPVIYLEPILSRLANRDIMLGETSAKKSRNKELKTLIGRAEILYEAILGKSIVSVNEFLNLKEGDILRLDRGADDKAIVCIDKKEVFLAEVGLHRFRKSIRIEQLIRSDKDEIKNILEKYEEERKAKLMAYEANEHNMEEETEEDDE; encoded by the coding sequence ATGGCTGATATTTTAAGTCAAGAAGAGATAGATGCGCTACTTGAAGTCGTCGACGAAGACGGCGATACGAGTAGTATCGATGTTGAAGAGAACCAACAGAGCGAGCAAAGACAAATTATCGTTTATGATTTTAAACGCCCAAACCGCGTCAGTAAAGAGCAACTCCGTGCGATAAAAGGCATCCATGATAAGCTTGCTAGAAATTTAGCTAGTCAAATTTCAAGCGTAATGAGAAGTATTGTTGAGATCAGACTTCACAGCGTCGATCAGATGACATATGGCGAGTTTTTGATGAGTTTGCCAAGTCCAACGAGCTTTAACGTCTTTTCTATAAAGCCGCTTGATGGCAACTGTGTTTTGGAGATAAATCCGAGTATTGCATTTCCTATGATAGATCGTTTGCTTGGCGGAACTGGTGAAAATTTTGAAACAAATAGAGAACTGACTGACATCGAGGTAAATTTGCTTGATGCAGTACTTAGAATGATCATGCAGCGCTTAAAAGAGAGTTGGGCGATGATAACTGATATGTATCCAAACGTCGAGGCAAAAGAGAGTAGCCCAAACGTAGTTCAGATCGTATCTCAAAATGAGATCGTCATCATGGTCGTCATGGAGATCATCGTTGGCAACTCAAGTGGTATGATAAATTTATGCTATCCAGTAATCTACCTAGAGCCGATTCTATCGCGCCTTGCGAACAGGGACATCATGCTCGGCGAAACTAGCGCTAAGAAGAGTAGAAATAAAGAGTTAAAAACGCTTATCGGAAGAGCTGAAATTCTATATGAAGCGATATTAGGAAAATCAATCGTTAGTGTAAATGAGTTTTTAAATTTAAAAGAGGGCGACATTTTAAGGCTTGATAGAGGTGCTGATGATAAGGCGATCGTTTGCATCGATAAAAAAGAGGTATTTTTGGCTGAAGTTGGACTTCATAGATTTAGGAAGTCGATAAGAATCGAACAGCTAATACGCTCTGATAAAGACGAGATCAAAAATATTCTAGAAAAATACGAAGAAGAGCGAAAAGCGAAACTAATGGCTTACGAAGCTAACGAACACAATATGGAAGAAGAGACCGAAGAAGATGATGAATGA
- a CDS encoding response regulator transcription factor has product MKILVVEDEMDLNSVITRHLKKNGYSVDSAFNGEEAMDFTAVAHYDLIVLDLMMPVMDGLTFLQRSRAAKLATPVLILTAKDDVDDVVKGLDAGADDYLVKPFDFKELLARVRTLIRRNSGNVANEICAGELKIDLSKKSVEFNGEQVELTGKEYEILEFLMLNKGRILTRDQIKEHVWDFDYTGGSNVIDVLIKNIRKKLGECEVIQTKRGLGYVVKD; this is encoded by the coding sequence ATGAAAATTTTAGTCGTAGAGGACGAAATGGACCTAAATAGCGTCATTACAAGGCACCTAAAGAAAAACGGATATAGCGTCGATAGCGCGTTTAACGGCGAGGAGGCGATGGACTTTACCGCCGTCGCGCACTACGATCTCATCGTGCTTGATCTTATGATGCCAGTGATGGACGGACTTACATTTTTGCAAAGATCGCGCGCCGCAAAGCTTGCCACGCCTGTGCTGATACTAACAGCAAAGGACGATGTGGACGACGTTGTAAAGGGGCTTGACGCGGGCGCGGATGACTACTTGGTCAAGCCATTTGACTTTAAGGAGCTGCTAGCTAGAGTGCGCACACTCATTCGCCGAAACAGTGGTAACGTGGCTAATGAAATTTGCGCAGGTGAGCTAAAGATCGACCTTTCTAAAAAGTCAGTCGAATTTAACGGCGAGCAGGTAGAGCTCACTGGCAAAGAGTATGAAATTTTAGAGTTTTTGATGCTAAACAAGGGCAGAATTTTAACTCGCGACCAGATCAAAGAGCACGTCTGGGACTTTGACTATACGGGCGGCTCAAACGTCATCGACGTGCTTATAAAAAACATAAGAAAAAAGCTAGGCGAGTGCGAGGTGATCCAGACTAAAAGAGGGCTTGGTTATGTTGTTAAGGATTAA
- the nifB gene encoding nitrogenase cofactor biosynthesis protein NifB, with amino-acid sequence MIFRTKADLDNHPCFNKKASASYGRVHLPVAPHCNIQCNFCNRIYDCANENRPGVTAKVQTPDESVRFLEKLFKFRQDISVIGIAGPGDPMCDADKTLATFEKCKSHFPNALLCLSTNGLALPEHVDEIVRLGVSHVTVTVNAVTPDVGSKVYSWVRYEGKNYYGEEAARILLARQDEGIRKLKEAGMLVKINTVVIPGVNIDHVQSISAKAKQWGADIMNCMAMIPVHDTPFENLKSPSTEEIHRIRRSIASDIDQMTHCSRCRADACGKLSER; translated from the coding sequence ATGATCTTTCGCACTAAAGCTGATCTAGATAACCACCCATGCTTTAACAAAAAGGCCTCCGCTAGCTACGGACGCGTGCATCTGCCAGTAGCACCTCACTGCAACATCCAGTGCAACTTCTGCAACCGCATATATGACTGCGCTAATGAAAATCGCCCTGGCGTAACGGCAAAGGTGCAAACACCAGATGAATCGGTGAGATTTTTAGAAAAGCTCTTTAAATTTAGACAAGACATCTCAGTCATCGGCATCGCTGGACCTGGCGATCCGATGTGCGATGCTGACAAGACGCTAGCGACCTTTGAAAAGTGCAAGTCCCACTTCCCAAACGCCCTGCTTTGCCTCTCGACTAATGGCCTAGCACTGCCTGAGCATGTGGATGAGATCGTGCGCCTTGGCGTGAGCCACGTGACAGTGACGGTCAATGCCGTGACGCCAGATGTTGGCTCGAAGGTCTATTCGTGGGTGAGATATGAGGGTAAAAACTACTACGGCGAAGAGGCTGCTAGGATACTGCTAGCACGCCAGGACGAGGGCATCCGCAAGCTAAAAGAGGCTGGCATGCTAGTAAAGATAAACACCGTAGTCATCCCTGGGGTCAATATAGACCACGTCCAAAGCATCTCAGCAAAGGCAAAGCAGTGGGGAGCTGACATAATGAACTGCATGGCGATGATACCGGTGCATGACACCCCTTTTGAAAATTTAAAGTCCCCCTCAACCGAGGAGATCCACCGCATACGAAGATCAATAGCTAGCGATATAGACCAGATGACGCACTGCAGTAGGTGCCGCGCTGATGCATGCGGGAAGCTTAGCGAAAGATAA